The Nonlabens spongiae genome contains a region encoding:
- a CDS encoding WbqC family protein produces MVLYPSYFSDVITLSFAYSAQTIIWEGHGNYVKQTYRNRCYIAGANGRLALNVPVVHTGKGFSIPYKEVQIDYSEPWADNHLKSIHSAYNSSPFYQYYQDDLEKLFSEIPELLYHWNLKTFDFLIRNMSLELNFEETTAFKNDALANNLIKAKGKPLYSVDHYIQVFREKYGFLQPLCGLDLLFNLGPSSIAYLKSQNKRLRHS; encoded by the coding sequence GTGGTTCTTTATCCCTCCTACTTCAGCGATGTTATCACATTGAGTTTTGCCTACTCAGCCCAAACGATAATTTGGGAAGGTCATGGAAACTATGTGAAACAAACCTATCGAAACCGCTGCTATATCGCGGGAGCAAATGGAAGGCTGGCGCTCAATGTACCGGTAGTTCACACAGGCAAGGGTTTTTCTATTCCGTATAAAGAGGTACAAATTGATTATAGCGAACCATGGGCCGATAATCACCTGAAAAGTATCCACAGCGCCTATAATTCAAGTCCCTTTTATCAGTATTACCAAGATGATCTTGAGAAATTATTCAGCGAAATACCTGAACTGCTTTACCACTGGAATTTAAAAACATTTGACTTTCTGATAAGAAACATGTCACTTGAATTAAATTTTGAGGAAACTACAGCCTTCAAAAATGATGCTCTCGCAAACAACCTAATCAAAGCCAAAGGAAAACCGCTGTACAGCGTTGATCACTATATTCAGGTTTTTCGGGAGAAGTATGGTTTTCTGCAACCGCTTTGTGGTCTCGATCTTTTATTCAATCTGGGTCCCAGCAGTATTGCTTATCTTAAGAGCCAGAACAAGAGATTGCGACACTCATAA
- the lepB gene encoding signal peptidase I — translation MSWSYWLLFLGIVQIIHGLGTWKMYQAAGRRAWEAFVPIYNAIIMAKIINRPWYYALLLFLPVVNLIMLIVFWVEMCRSFGYNRAVDTILVIFTLGFYLYYLNYTQPLPYIENRELKPRTAAGEWTSSILFAIVAATIVHTYVMQPFIIPTSSLEKSLLIGDFLLVSKFHYGARLPMTTVAAPMVHDTIPVLNVKSYLAKPELPYTRLPGFQDIKRNDIVVFNWPVDTLNIFGADDGKYYYKPIDKRTNYVKRCVGVPGDTLSIINGKVHIDGKPLQLPDRAKVQYSYQVLTNGYRFPEDQLKFEFDITDGVGYQQTADGKLIMNIKSATDEAIAKMEATGQVMKVIKVDRTPTRQKVNYQRLVDGEVVDRTHMETFPYTGIYENSNDDRAPFLIPAEGQTVDIDFKNIHYYRRIIEVYEGSEMDTFNQLSTRGNQVYLNGEPLNQYTFKQNYYWLMGDNRDNSLDSRYWGFVPETHVVGKPVFIWMSYDPNKSFPTGVRTDRVFTTVNGPGKPRSYFIYFIVGLGIYIAASRFYKNRKKQKK, via the coding sequence ATGAGTTGGAGTTATTGGTTATTGTTTTTGGGGATCGTTCAGATCATCCATGGTTTGGGCACTTGGAAAATGTACCAGGCCGCAGGCCGTAGAGCTTGGGAAGCTTTTGTCCCTATTTACAATGCCATTATTATGGCAAAAATCATCAATAGACCGTGGTATTATGCGCTTTTGCTTTTTTTGCCCGTTGTGAATTTGATCATGTTGATCGTATTCTGGGTGGAAATGTGTCGCAGTTTTGGCTACAACAGAGCGGTTGATACGATCCTAGTGATCTTTACTCTTGGCTTCTATCTGTACTATTTAAATTACACCCAGCCTCTTCCCTACATTGAAAATAGGGAGCTCAAGCCACGTACGGCAGCTGGTGAATGGACCAGTTCCATTCTATTTGCTATTGTGGCTGCAACGATTGTACATACCTACGTGATGCAACCGTTCATTATCCCTACTTCTTCTTTAGAGAAGTCGTTGCTTATCGGTGACTTTTTATTGGTTAGTAAATTCCATTATGGTGCGCGATTGCCCATGACTACGGTTGCTGCACCAATGGTTCATGACACGATTCCCGTTTTGAATGTAAAAAGTTATTTGGCTAAACCAGAATTACCTTACACCCGCCTGCCTGGTTTTCAAGATATCAAGCGTAACGACATCGTCGTGTTCAACTGGCCGGTTGATACGCTGAATATATTTGGAGCAGACGATGGGAAGTATTACTATAAGCCCATTGATAAGCGTACGAATTACGTTAAGAGATGCGTGGGTGTTCCTGGAGATACTTTATCAATTATCAATGGGAAGGTCCATATAGATGGTAAGCCTCTACAGCTTCCTGATCGCGCTAAAGTTCAGTATTCCTATCAAGTTCTTACTAACGGCTACCGTTTTCCAGAAGATCAGTTAAAGTTTGAATTTGATATTACAGACGGTGTGGGATATCAGCAAACTGCTGACGGTAAGCTGATTATGAATATTAAATCTGCCACTGATGAAGCCATTGCAAAAATGGAAGCTACCGGTCAGGTTATGAAAGTTATCAAGGTGGATCGCACTCCTACTCGACAAAAAGTCAATTATCAAAGACTTGTAGACGGCGAGGTAGTGGACAGAACTCACATGGAGACCTTCCCCTATACCGGCATTTATGAAAATTCTAATGATGATCGCGCTCCGTTCCTAATTCCCGCCGAAGGTCAAACCGTTGACATCGATTTCAAAAACATACACTATTACCGCAGAATCATTGAGGTTTATGAAGGTTCTGAAATGGATACTTTCAATCAACTTTCAACTCGTGGGAATCAGGTTTATCTCAATGGTGAGCCTTTAAACCAGTACACCTTCAAACAAAATTACTATTGGTTGATGGGTGATAACCGCGATAACAGTCTCGATAGCCGTTACTGGGGCTTTGTTCCAGAAACACACGTGGTAGGGAAACCTGTTTTTATCTGGATGAGTTATGACCCCAATAAGTCATTCCCGACTGGAGTGAGAACGGATCGCGTGTTCACCACAGTTAACGGTCCAGGCAAACCACGATCCTACTTCATCTATTTTATAGTTGGTCTTGGAATCTATATTGCGGCGAGCCGCTTTTACAAGAATAGAAAGAAACAGAAGAAGTAA
- the dapB gene encoding 4-hydroxy-tetrahydrodipicolinate reductase: protein MKIALVGYGKMGKVIERVAQDRGHEIVAKISRGDDLSIASKADAAIEFTSPDSVIENLETLIQLGVPTICGTTGWNEHIPEIKNQVERNQSGLVHASNFSLGVNLFFELNKQLAELMNRFQEYQLHLTEIHHTEKKDAPSGTALSLFEQIAEKTGNKNWHLGSNSSEESIGIAAIREKEVKGTHIVSYESEIDTIEIKHEAHSRDGFALGAVMAAEWLQGKQGVFTMKDVLGL, encoded by the coding sequence ATGAAGATTGCTCTAGTCGGTTACGGTAAAATGGGTAAGGTGATTGAGCGCGTCGCTCAAGATCGTGGCCATGAAATAGTCGCTAAAATTTCTCGTGGAGATGATCTCAGCATCGCCAGCAAGGCAGATGCGGCTATAGAATTTACCAGTCCGGACAGTGTTATTGAGAATCTAGAAACCTTGATACAGCTTGGAGTACCTACGATTTGTGGTACGACTGGCTGGAATGAACATATACCTGAAATAAAAAATCAGGTTGAGCGCAATCAGAGCGGATTAGTCCACGCGTCAAATTTCAGTCTAGGTGTCAACTTGTTTTTTGAGTTGAACAAACAACTTGCAGAACTGATGAACCGATTTCAGGAGTATCAACTGCACCTGACTGAAATACATCATACCGAGAAAAAAGACGCTCCCAGTGGAACCGCTCTAAGCCTATTTGAACAAATAGCAGAAAAAACCGGTAACAAAAACTGGCATCTGGGCTCTAATTCTAGCGAGGAATCGATAGGTATTGCCGCCATACGAGAAAAAGAAGTAAAAGGAACTCACATCGTGAGTTATGAAAGTGAGATCGATACGATAGAAATAAAACACGAAGCCCATAGCAGAGACGGCTTTGCGCTAGGCGCCGTGATGGCTGCCGAATGGCTGCAAGGGAAGCAAGGCGTGTTTACCATGAAAGATGTTTTAGGACTATAG
- a CDS encoding DUF5683 domain-containing protein, with protein MPSKLLYIFLLIAGLAMAQGDPQPPIDDQDFSALIQDADSVKTVYDANKPSRAAFYSAVLPGLGQVYNKQYWKVPLAYAGIGIPIGAYIWNDRQYQRLRDAYRIRLAGGTDDEFSSEDGTPLISTEGLERAQRNSQRNKELSILITALFYVVQIVDANVAGHLDQFDVDRDLSLSPYIDYSPNMLVAPSYGLTLSYKF; from the coding sequence ATGCCAAGTAAACTGCTTTACATTTTTTTACTCATCGCAGGGCTGGCAATGGCTCAAGGTGATCCTCAACCACCCATTGATGATCAGGATTTTAGTGCTTTGATTCAAGATGCAGATTCTGTAAAAACAGTCTATGATGCAAACAAACCTTCTCGTGCGGCTTTTTACAGTGCCGTGTTACCAGGTTTGGGACAGGTTTATAACAAACAGTACTGGAAAGTGCCGCTGGCTTATGCTGGAATAGGAATTCCCATCGGAGCTTACATCTGGAACGATCGTCAGTATCAACGCTTAAGAGATGCCTACAGAATACGTCTTGCGGGAGGAACAGATGATGAGTTTTCTAGCGAAGACGGCACGCCACTCATAAGTACAGAGGGACTGGAAAGAGCACAGAGAAATTCACAGCGCAATAAAGAGTTGAGTATTCTCATTACGGCGCTGTTTTATGTAGTTCAGATAGTAGATGCAAATGTAGCTGGACATCTGGATCAATTTGACGTAGATCGTGATTTGAGTTTAAGCCCATACATAGATTATTCTCCTAACATGCTGGTCGCTCCTAGTTACGGGCTGACCTTATCCTATAAATTTTAA
- a CDS encoding ParB/RepB/Spo0J family partition protein, which produces MAKATKKQALGRGLSALLKDPSNDIQSAKDKNADQIVGNVVDLPLESIEMNPFQPRTSFNEEHLRELASSIKELGVIQPITVRKKGFGKYELVSGERRCRASKLLSLETIPAYVRIANDQESLEMALVENIQRQDLDPIEIALSYQRLIEEIDLTQEQMSERVGKSRSAIANYLRLLKLDPIIQTGMRDNFISMGHGRALINVADLDKQLEIYQKIISENLSVRETEKLVKELKEVPLSRKREPKKAPVPEFVTQSTSRLNDVLDTKVSNKMSKSGKGKLIIDYDSLAEFERIVKLIDAK; this is translated from the coding sequence ATGGCAAAAGCTACCAAAAAACAAGCTCTAGGGCGCGGACTTTCAGCATTGTTGAAAGATCCCTCAAATGATATTCAATCTGCTAAGGATAAGAATGCTGATCAGATCGTGGGCAACGTGGTGGATCTACCACTAGAGTCTATTGAAATGAACCCATTCCAGCCACGCACGAGCTTCAACGAGGAACATTTGCGCGAGCTAGCTTCTTCCATAAAAGAATTAGGAGTCATCCAGCCCATTACCGTCCGTAAAAAGGGTTTCGGGAAATATGAATTGGTTTCGGGAGAGCGTCGCTGTCGTGCATCAAAACTGTTGAGCTTAGAGACTATTCCAGCTTACGTGCGCATCGCAAACGACCAGGAATCGCTGGAAATGGCACTGGTCGAGAACATACAGCGTCAGGATCTAGATCCCATCGAGATCGCCCTCTCCTACCAGCGACTCATTGAAGAAATCGACCTTACTCAAGAGCAAATGAGCGAGCGTGTCGGTAAATCCCGTAGTGCGATTGCAAACTACCTGCGATTGCTCAAACTGGACCCCATTATCCAGACCGGCATGCGCGATAACTTCATCAGTATGGGTCACGGTAGGGCATTGATCAACGTAGCTGATCTTGATAAGCAACTGGAAATCTATCAGAAGATCATTTCAGAAAACCTAAGTGTACGAGAAACTGAAAAACTGGTAAAGGAGTTGAAAGAGGTACCGCTTTCGCGAAAGCGAGAACCCAAAAAAGCTCCCGTTCCAGAATTTGTAACGCAATCTACCAGCCGGCTGAACGATGTTTTGGACACTAAAGTTTCTAACAAAATGTCCAAGTCTGGGAAAGGAAAGTTAATTATAGACTACGATTCTCTTGCAGAATTTGAACGCATTGTAAAACTGATCGATGCCAAGTAA
- a CDS encoding ParA family protein yields MGKIIAIANQKGGVGKTTTAVNLAAALGVLEKKVLLIDADPQANASSGLGVDIESIEQGTYQLLEHSSKASDLIISTETPNLDIIPAHIDLVAIEIELVDIENREYMLRAALEEIEDSYDYIIIDCAPSLGLLTLNALTASHSVLIPIQCEYFALEGLGKLLNTIKSVQKYHNQNLDIEGLLLTMYDSRLRLSNQVVQEVNQHFEGLTFKTIIQRNVRLSEAPSYGESIINYDASSKGSENYLSLANELLTKNA; encoded by the coding sequence ATGGGTAAGATTATTGCAATTGCAAACCAAAAAGGTGGCGTAGGAAAAACGACAACAGCTGTGAATCTCGCTGCGGCGTTGGGTGTTTTAGAGAAGAAGGTTTTATTGATAGATGCAGATCCACAAGCTAACGCCAGTTCAGGATTAGGCGTGGATATAGAGTCTATCGAACAAGGTACCTATCAGTTGTTGGAACACAGTTCAAAGGCCAGCGACCTCATCATTTCCACAGAAACTCCCAATCTAGATATTATTCCTGCACACATTGATCTCGTCGCCATCGAGATCGAGCTGGTAGATATAGAAAATAGGGAATACATGCTGCGCGCTGCGCTTGAAGAAATTGAGGACAGCTATGATTATATCATCATCGACTGTGCGCCATCCCTAGGACTTCTCACGCTTAACGCTTTGACGGCAAGCCATTCTGTACTGATTCCTATCCAGTGCGAGTATTTTGCACTGGAAGGATTAGGAAAGCTATTGAACACGATTAAAAGTGTACAGAAATACCACAATCAAAACTTGGACATTGAAGGTTTGCTACTTACCATGTATGACAGCCGTCTCAGGTTATCTAATCAGGTAGTGCAAGAAGTGAACCAGCATTTTGAAGGACTCACCTTTAAGACAATTATACAGCGGAACGTGCGTTTAAGCGAGGCACCCTCTTATGGCGAAAGCATTATCAATTATGATGCTTCCAGTAAAGGGTCTGAGAATTATCTAAGCTTGGCAAACGAGCTTTTAACAAAAAACGCTTGA
- a CDS encoding glycosyltransferase has product MNSKILAIIAPHLPESNSTAAGSRMMQLIRMFQEMNFEIHFCSTAAFSPEKVTGVLKNLELKHIAVNDDVFDTWIKKLQPDCVLFDRFYIEEQFHWRVKKSIPEARTILDTEDLHFLRKARQRAIMNNEPVDNINFNHPDTYREIASIKRCDLSLIISTFEMNLLQETFSIKPETIFYLPLLHEHHKEICRPPFEETADFVHIGNFKHAPNEDAVWQLKKHIWPQIRTQLPKAKLHIYGSYASQKHLQWHQPKDGFLVHGYAESIEQAFAGKRVLLAPLRFGAGIKGKIFDAMHYGVPVCTTQIGAEGIADEETFCGRISGSEEAFTNNAIELYTSKSCWELSQNKGAKLLNEFFEYSAFAKAFHQRIQKLQSASRSARALEEHMLDFHGLEHLKFKGKWIAEKTKNGHSR; this is encoded by the coding sequence ATGAATAGTAAAATCCTTGCCATCATAGCACCTCACCTGCCTGAATCCAACAGTACTGCAGCAGGTTCTCGTATGATGCAACTCATCAGGATGTTTCAAGAAATGAATTTTGAAATTCATTTTTGCTCGACCGCCGCTTTCTCACCTGAAAAGGTTACTGGTGTATTGAAAAATCTGGAATTAAAACATATTGCGGTTAATGATGATGTATTTGACACGTGGATCAAAAAGTTGCAACCCGATTGTGTGCTATTTGATCGTTTTTATATAGAAGAACAATTTCACTGGAGGGTTAAAAAATCAATCCCAGAGGCAAGAACGATTCTAGATACAGAAGATCTACACTTTCTCCGCAAGGCGCGCCAGCGAGCGATTATGAATAATGAGCCGGTAGATAATATTAACTTTAATCATCCAGATACATATCGTGAAATTGCAAGTATCAAGAGATGCGATCTCTCCCTTATCATTTCGACATTTGAAATGAACTTGCTTCAAGAAACTTTTAGCATTAAACCCGAAACTATTTTTTACTTGCCGTTGCTGCATGAACACCACAAAGAAATCTGTAGGCCACCGTTTGAAGAAACTGCTGATTTTGTTCACATCGGTAATTTCAAGCATGCTCCCAATGAAGATGCTGTATGGCAGTTGAAAAAACATATTTGGCCTCAAATCCGAACTCAGTTACCCAAGGCAAAGCTTCACATTTACGGTTCATACGCTTCTCAAAAACATTTGCAGTGGCATCAGCCCAAAGATGGTTTTCTCGTTCACGGTTATGCTGAATCAATAGAACAAGCATTTGCTGGCAAAAGAGTTTTGCTGGCTCCGCTACGATTTGGAGCCGGAATCAAAGGGAAGATTTTTGATGCCATGCACTACGGTGTGCCAGTTTGCACCACACAAATAGGAGCAGAGGGTATTGCAGATGAGGAAACTTTCTGTGGGCGCATAAGTGGCTCAGAAGAAGCTTTCACTAATAACGCGATAGAGCTTTACACTTCAAAATCTTGTTGGGAGCTAAGTCAGAACAAGGGGGCAAAATTGTTGAATGAGTTTTTTGAATATTCCGCTTTCGCGAAAGCGTTCCATCAAAGAATCCAGAAATTACAATCAGCTTCTCGATCAGCAAGAGCTCTTGAAGAGCACATGCTGGATTTTCACGGTTTGGAACACCTGAAATTTAAGGGGAAGTGGATTGCGGAGAAAACTAAAAATGGCCACTCAAGGTGA
- a CDS encoding D-2-hydroxyacid dehydrogenase: MKILANDGISKSGIEKLESAGHEVITTNVAQDQLQAYINKNDVAVLLVRSATTARKELIDNCPSLKIIGRGGVGMDNIDVAYAREKGLHVINTPAASSASVAELVFAHLYGGVRFLYDSNRNMPLEGETNFKGLKKQYAKGIELRGKTLGIIGIGRIGQEVAKIATGIGMNVVAHDSYADKAPTVKWELFDGQEISVEIPLVEKDALLEQSDFVTLHVPAQKDYVLGEQEFAKMKKGAAVINAARGGVIDEVALVNALENEHLSFAALDTFEKEPKPEVVLLMNSKLSLSPHIGAATGEAQDRIGVELADQIIEILN, translated from the coding sequence ATGAAAATATTAGCAAACGACGGAATCTCAAAAAGCGGAATTGAAAAATTAGAATCTGCTGGGCATGAAGTCATTACTACAAATGTTGCTCAAGATCAGCTTCAAGCATATATAAATAAAAATGACGTAGCCGTATTGCTGGTAAGATCTGCAACCACAGCTAGAAAGGAATTGATAGACAACTGTCCTAGCTTAAAAATCATAGGTCGTGGCGGTGTAGGAATGGATAATATTGACGTTGCTTATGCTAGAGAAAAAGGTCTTCATGTAATCAATACGCCTGCTGCAAGTAGCGCAAGTGTTGCTGAGCTTGTTTTTGCTCATTTGTATGGAGGCGTGCGTTTTTTATATGATTCAAATAGAAATATGCCACTTGAAGGCGAGACCAATTTCAAAGGACTTAAAAAACAATATGCCAAAGGTATTGAGCTGCGCGGCAAGACTCTAGGGATTATTGGTATAGGTCGTATAGGTCAAGAAGTTGCCAAAATCGCCACCGGAATTGGAATGAATGTAGTAGCTCACGACAGCTATGCTGATAAAGCTCCGACGGTAAAATGGGAACTGTTTGATGGTCAGGAAATTTCAGTAGAGATTCCTCTTGTTGAGAAAGATGCCTTACTGGAGCAGTCTGATTTCGTGACCTTGCATGTTCCTGCTCAAAAGGATTACGTGCTGGGCGAGCAAGAGTTTGCCAAAATGAAAAAAGGAGCCGCAGTAATCAATGCTGCGCGTGGCGGAGTAATTGATGAGGTAGCTCTCGTAAATGCACTTGAGAATGAGCATTTGTCATTTGCCGCTCTGGATACTTTTGAAAAAGAACCTAAGCCTGAAGTAGTCCTGCTTATGAACAGCAAACTCTCTTTAAGTCCCCACATAGGTGCTGCGACTGGTGAAGCACAAGATCGCATAGGTGTCGAGCTCGCAGATCAAATCATTGAGATTCTCAATTAG
- a CDS encoding COX15/CtaA family protein has translation MSFFTDRNYRKSLRTSIVAIYLIIVAGAVVRMTGSGMGCPDWPKCFGYWIPPTQQHEIEFSPNTPYKKGMVIIHNEELRVAKANFQTGDSYQEKNWEAYTKHDYNVFNVYHTWTEYINRLIGALGGLVVLIMCVFSLKYARSRPKITILSVVTLLAMLIQAVIGKIVVDTNLSPVLITIHMIVALLIVGLLIYLLHAVQPADLRYSSNTRFVNFSLLLIVLTLIQVAMGTQVRQYIDDQVDLFGYPLQSDWLENGPIIFYIHRSFSILLVGLHAWFIYKGIKTFKHPNWAYVSLAIMMVLTILSGILMNYAEFPFGSQASHLVIASLILGVQFYLWMRLRVAQSATVS, from the coding sequence TTGAGTTTTTTCACCGATAGAAATTACCGAAAATCTTTACGTACCAGCATCGTTGCGATCTATCTGATTATTGTGGCTGGAGCGGTGGTGCGCATGACTGGATCTGGTATGGGATGTCCCGACTGGCCCAAGTGTTTTGGATACTGGATTCCTCCTACGCAGCAACATGAAATTGAGTTCTCACCCAATACACCCTATAAAAAAGGGATGGTGATCATTCACAATGAGGAGTTGAGGGTCGCAAAAGCTAATTTTCAAACGGGAGACAGTTATCAGGAAAAGAACTGGGAAGCCTACACAAAACATGACTATAATGTTTTTAATGTTTACCATACATGGACTGAATATATTAATCGACTTATAGGAGCGCTGGGAGGCTTGGTGGTTTTAATCATGTGCGTTTTTTCATTGAAATACGCTCGTTCCCGACCTAAAATCACAATTTTAAGTGTTGTAACTCTTCTCGCCATGTTGATTCAGGCCGTGATTGGCAAGATTGTGGTGGACACTAACCTCTCTCCTGTCTTGATAACCATCCACATGATTGTAGCCTTGTTGATCGTAGGTCTACTAATTTATCTGCTGCACGCTGTTCAACCTGCAGATTTGCGTTATTCTTCAAACACAAGGTTTGTAAACTTTTCACTTTTGCTGATTGTGTTAACCCTCATTCAAGTAGCCATGGGAACGCAAGTGCGTCAGTACATCGATGATCAAGTGGATTTATTTGGTTACCCGTTACAGTCAGATTGGCTTGAAAACGGACCAATCATCTTTTACATCCATAGAAGTTTCAGCATTCTCCTCGTTGGGCTTCATGCATGGTTTATTTACAAGGGAATCAAAACTTTTAAGCACCCTAATTGGGCCTACGTCTCACTGGCAATTATGATGGTTCTCACCATTCTAAGCGGAATTTTAATGAATTATGCTGAATTCCCATTTGGCTCTCAAGCATCACATTTGGTTATTGCATCATTGATACTCGGCGTTCAGTTCTATTTATGGATGCGGTTACGAGTCGCTCAATCTGCGACAGTTTCATAG
- a CDS encoding DUF3050 domain-containing protein: MISDNIKKIERDIADLRSDLREHALYSDLTSLDDVRTFMKYHVFAVWDFMSLLKYLQIKLTCTELPWMPVQHPSLARFINEIVHGEESDINEIGEPKSHYEMYLDAMKQMGASTRAIEEFISAIHEGKSVSEAMELVDVPKGLKDFVNYTFEVIATDQPHLVASAFTFGREDVIPDMFMEVLKSADPENIEYNKFIYYLERHIELDGDEHGPLSLKMVSELCGADDEKWNQALEVAKKSLEMRINLWDAIHKSIVAQNQPVL; this comes from the coding sequence ATGATCTCCGACAACATTAAAAAAATAGAGAGAGATATAGCTGATCTAAGATCAGATTTAAGAGAGCACGCTTTATACAGTGACCTTACAAGCCTAGACGATGTACGCACCTTCATGAAGTACCATGTTTTTGCGGTTTGGGATTTTATGTCACTTTTAAAATATCTTCAAATAAAACTGACCTGCACGGAACTTCCATGGATGCCGGTTCAGCATCCTTCCCTAGCCCGTTTTATCAACGAAATCGTTCACGGTGAGGAAAGTGACATCAATGAAATAGGAGAGCCAAAGAGTCATTATGAGATGTACCTTGACGCTATGAAGCAAATGGGTGCTTCTACCCGAGCCATTGAAGAATTTATATCTGCAATTCATGAAGGAAAATCAGTTTCAGAGGCTATGGAATTAGTAGATGTTCCAAAAGGGTTGAAAGATTTTGTGAATTATACCTTTGAAGTCATTGCAACAGATCAGCCTCATCTCGTAGCAAGTGCTTTTACATTTGGAAGAGAAGATGTGATTCCGGATATGTTCATGGAAGTTCTCAAAAGTGCTGATCCTGAAAATATTGAGTATAACAAATTTATCTATTATTTGGAACGCCATATTGAGCTGGACGGCGACGAGCATGGTCCACTATCGCTAAAAATGGTCTCTGAACTTTGCGGTGCAGATGATGAAAAATGGAATCAAGCTCTTGAAGTTGCTAAAAAATCTCTTGAAATGAGGATCAATTTGTGGGATGCAATCCACAAATCCATAGTCGCTCAAAACCAACCAGTTCTCTAA
- the miaE gene encoding tRNA-(ms[2]io[6]A)-hydroxylase, with protein sequence MNSTSSKTTLGLNLPTDPRWVDLASLSLQDILTDHAFCEQKAASSIISIIQMHSDKPEIVEALAPVVTEEWGHFRMVLAELKKRGLTLGIQRPDEYIKKLMKGKPKGQGRDQLFLDQLLICALIEARSCERFRLLSRKLTDQELQEFYHKFMVAEAAHYKLFLKLAKHYFEDQIVMDRWQYWLDYEAEFLPTLQVRGDRMH encoded by the coding sequence ATGAATTCAACTTCATCTAAGACAACTTTAGGACTCAATTTACCTACAGATCCCAGATGGGTAGATCTCGCATCACTCAGCTTGCAGGATATCCTTACCGATCATGCATTTTGTGAGCAAAAAGCAGCCAGTTCAATCATTTCCATTATTCAGATGCACTCTGACAAACCAGAGATCGTAGAGGCTCTCGCGCCAGTGGTTACCGAGGAATGGGGACATTTCCGCATGGTGCTGGCAGAACTCAAAAAACGAGGTCTTACACTCGGCATTCAACGACCTGATGAGTACATCAAAAAACTCATGAAAGGCAAGCCCAAAGGTCAGGGACGGGATCAACTATTTTTGGATCAATTACTGATCTGCGCACTCATAGAGGCGCGTAGTTGTGAGCGGTTTAGATTGCTTTCGCGAAAGCTAACAGATCAAGAGCTTCAAGAATTTTATCACAAATTCATGGTCGCCGAAGCAGCTCATTACAAGTTGTTTCTGAAATTAGCAAAACATTATTTTGAAGATCAAATAGTCATGGATCGCTGGCAATACTGGCTAGACTATGAGGCTGAATTTTTACCCACCTTGCAGGTACGAGGAGATCGTATGCACTAG
- a CDS encoding nuclear transport factor 2 family protein, with protein sequence MTTQEIANQLVDYCRNNQENKAYQELYSPKITSVEMVEPMKEVHGMEGIQKKGQWWEENFDVHGTEVSDPLVADNHFTVRFWMDTTHKPSGQRSQMNELAVYQVQDGKIIREQFFYDTGE encoded by the coding sequence ATGACTACCCAAGAAATTGCAAACCAACTCGTTGATTATTGTCGTAACAATCAAGAAAACAAGGCATATCAAGAATTATACAGTCCTAAAATCACTAGCGTAGAAATGGTTGAACCTATGAAAGAAGTTCATGGGATGGAAGGCATTCAGAAAAAAGGGCAATGGTGGGAAGAAAACTTTGATGTACATGGGACTGAGGTCTCTGATCCACTCGTTGCTGACAATCATTTTACCGTACGCTTTTGGATGGATACCACACACAAACCTTCTGGACAGCGCAGCCAGATGAATGAGCTCGCCGTTTATCAGGTGCAGGACGGGAAAATCATTAGAGAACAATTTTTCTACGATACGGGAGAGTAG